Within the Stigmatopora argus isolate UIUO_Sarg chromosome 23, RoL_Sarg_1.0, whole genome shotgun sequence genome, the region CACCAAACAACCCACCCTACTATATAGGctacccaggctgacagccgtaacaacGTAGAACAACGTAGAACAACGTAGAACAACACATAGATACACGTTCGGTCTGAAGTTCCGCCACCGCTGCCAATGTTTTCTAACGCTAGGAACCGAGTTCCGCCTGTAGGGGGAGCTCGACGGACGGACCCCGAGAGAGCGCCGGCGAGCCCGCTCGCTCCTTGGGTCCCCGGCGTCCGTAGGAAAGCGTCCACAGCAGCGTGAGCGTCAGGGCCATGGCCAGGATCTGCGCCACGCCCAAGGCCACGCCCAGGAAGCGCAGCAGCTGCAGCGGCGCGCTGGATCGGATGAACGACAGCAGCTTGGGACCGCAGCCCTGGGgacagggggggggggtcggTCGGTTAGGCGTGTCGCGTCTCGACCTGGCCACCTCCACGCCGGCGCCTCGCCTCTTGATGGAGATCGCTGAGGTCGTGTTGGTGGGCTCGCCGGGCGCATCCCGGATACTGATTGGAGCAGCAGGAGTCAGGAGGCCACTCCCTCTCCGTCATCTCCAGCCAATCGGTGAAGTAAATCACCCCGCAACATTCAAACTGCATACGTTCAGAGtctgtttgtgagtgtgtgtgtgtgtgtgtgtgtgtgcatgtgtatgcttgtgtgtgtgtgtgtgtgcttgtgtgtgtgtgtgtgtgcgtgtgcgcgcgtgtgcgtgagagagagagagacaaccaACCAACCTCCGTCTGAAAGGTGTTCCAGGTGTGCGTGAGCCACTGATGCTGGCGAAGGCCAAAGTTTGCCATACGAAATTTGAGGCTGAGAATGTCAGAGCGCTGCAATGGGGgctaaaaacaaacacacaaacattgtTTGTTAGCCAGGTGTTAACTTTCCTGATAACAACACAATAGGTTAGGCAGGTGTGTCACTGCCATGCTTTGTTGGGCGTGTTTTCCCCCCCGTGTGTCCTGCTCGCGCACACAGCTGCGTCCGTGCATCACCTGTTCGTAGGTCCACAGAGCGCTGGCCAACTCCACGCACAAGATAACCAGCAGACTTCCAAAGTACTGCAACACAAAAGGCGATCTTTAGCGTGGGTTTATTCCACGCATTGGACGTCGGTCCGTCTCGTGCCACGAGAAGCGCCGTTCGGCCTGACCCAGGACAGCATGGCCAGGTCGCAACGTAGTGTGCCGCACACGCCCAACATGGCCACCATCAACAGGAAGCAGCACACCACCACCAAGACGGGGTGGACCACGGGAGCGAAAGTCAGGACCGCCGCTTCCTCCAGCCTGCGTGCACAACACACAAGTTAAGTTGTcttgttgttgtcgttgttattattgttgttgttgttgttgcacatGCACGCCAACCTGGTGTGAGCAGTCAGAGTGAGGACGGCGTTGAGGGAATCCCGAATCCACGCCGCCACTCCCAGAATGCACGCTGACATAAGCTGCAgagaaacagacacacacacacacacacacacacacacagatccgTTTCTGTGACGAAAATAACATGTGAGAATGTCAAACATTTCGCATGCTCTCtctctgacacacacacacacacagacacacacatatacacacacacacagacacatatacacacacacagacacacacacagacacacacacagacacacacacacacacacacacacactgtactCTGCCTATAACATACGCACACAATACACcccaaaagacacattttcttCACACACATGAACAAGAACATTATACAaagaaaatgaacagaaaacacaaaacaaaacacactaaTGCGACTTAGTAGGGTCTTTGTCAGAAGGGAATCGACTCAATTCTTACCCAGAAGAGCACGTTGAGCGCGTAGAGGAAAATGCGCACGCATCTCACGGCGTCCTGTCGCGCCATCGGACGGTTCGGAAGTTCTCAAAGGGTTCGGACCGGCACGGTGGCATGCTGAAGTGGACCGGGCCGGTAccgaaacaaaaacaagacgGACGACAGGTGCTGCCGACTGGGAACTTTGTCAagcgcgcacgcacacgcgcacgtcCTTAAAATAGGGCTGCGCGCCCCCGTCATCCTCGGCAGGATGTCTGCTCCCGCCCGGGGGCGCTCTTTTGGAGTGAGGGGAGGAGGAATATGGCCCACAATCATTTTCCTGAAGACCCCACTCATATTTATCATTCTTTGGATCTGAATTATTGGGCTTGTTATTTGATAACAATGATCTGAATATTACTacgtcatcctcttttggccaaaaaaaaaaacacatgtgaACGTGGTGAAAAAATAAGCCTATTGTTTTTAATCGTTTCCTAGGGCCAGACTAACGGGTTTGGTGGGTCACTTAGTAATCTTTTTTGAAGGGCGCTTTGACTGCCatacaaatataaatacatatttagtaTCAAACAAAAATGCTAAGGAATCGTAAACAATATCCGGATAAATGTACTGGATTAttaacaattaaaatgaaggtaTCTTTTTGAATTTATACCTTGA harbors:
- the tspan12 gene encoding tetraspanin-12 isoform X2; translation: MARQDAVRCVRIFLYALNVLFWLMSACILGVAAWIRDSLNAVLTLTAHTRLEEAAVLTFAPVVHPVLVVVCCFLLMVAMLGVCGTLRCDLAMLSWYFGSLLVILCVELASALWTYEQPPLQRSDILSLKFRMANFGLRQHQWLTHTWNTFQTEFECCGVIYFTDWLEMTEREWPPDSCCSNQYPGCARRAHQHDLSDLHQEGCGPKLLSFIRSSAPLQLLRFLGVALGVAQILAMALTLTLLWTLSYGRRGPKERAGSPALSRGPSVELPLQAELGS
- the tspan12 gene encoding tetraspanin-12 isoform X1; protein product: MCLCVCVYVCVCVCVCVRERACEMFDILTCYFRHRNGSVCVCVCVCVSVSLQLMSACILGVAAWIRDSLNAVLTLTAHTRLEEAAVLTFAPVVHPVLVVVCCFLLMVAMLGVCGTLRCDLAMLSWYFGSLLVILCVELASALWTYEQPPLQRSDILSLKFRMANFGLRQHQWLTHTWNTFQTEFECCGVIYFTDWLEMTEREWPPDSCCSNQYPGCARRAHQHDLSDLHQEGCGPKLLSFIRSSAPLQLLRFLGVALGVAQILAMALTLTLLWTLSYGRRGPKERAGSPALSRGPSVELPLQAELGS
- the tspan12 gene encoding tetraspanin-12 isoform X3 — protein: MSACILGVAAWIRDSLNAVLTLTAHTRLEEAAVLTFAPVVHPVLVVVCCFLLMVAMLGVCGTLRCDLAMLSWYFGSLLVILCVELASALWTYEQPPLQRSDILSLKFRMANFGLRQHQWLTHTWNTFQTEFECCGVIYFTDWLEMTEREWPPDSCCSNQYPGCARRAHQHDLSDLHQEGCGPKLLSFIRSSAPLQLLRFLGVALGVAQILAMALTLTLLWTLSYGRRGPKERAGSPALSRGPSVELPLQAELGS